Proteins encoded by one window of Dreissena polymorpha isolate Duluth1 chromosome 11, UMN_Dpol_1.0, whole genome shotgun sequence:
- the LOC127849675 gene encoding tryptophan--tRNA ligase, mitochondrial-like, whose product MLSSTPPPHIQGSDSIHTSEDISLYARHHGKLTDEGKHKLLTWDWSPHAGLTSMCSHGQGAPSSPTVAGQVKEGVRLYTYPILQSADIMLYKSTVVPVGEDQLTHLELARDLARAFNRQYGTLFPAFNSYIGYVPKIRSLKDPSSKMSKSDNNAASRIDLTDSSSTVRDKIAKAVTDAVSKDITFDPELRPGISNLIDICSALTGKSSEDIVKLTQDKGMDKKTFKEFVTETVNESIQPISSEMQRILSDRGHLRSILKQGQERASVLAEETIKQVKTLVGLS is encoded by the exons ATGCTCTC GTCAACTCCTCCGCCTCATATCCAGGGCTCAGACAGTATACATACCTCAGAAGACATCAGCCTCTATGCCAGACATCACGGCAAGTTGACAGATGAAGGAAAACACAAGTTACTGACATGGGACTGGAGTCCACATGCTGGCCTGACCAGCATGTGTTCCCACG GTCAAGGAGCACCATCATCTCCCACAGTGGCGG GACAAGTCAAAGAAGGTGTCCGACTCTACACTTACCCCATCCTGCAGTCGGCAGACATTATGCTGTACAA GTCTACCGTGGTGCCAGTGGGAGAGGATCAACTGACACATCTGGAGCTAGCTCGTGACCTTGCCAGGGCGTTCAACCGCCAATATGGGACACTGTTCCCTGCCTTCAACTCTTACATAG gatATGTACCAAAGATCAGATCCTTAAAAGATCCATCTAGTAAAATGAGTAAGTCGGACAATAACGCTGCCTCAAGAATTGATCTTACTGATTCATCAAGCACTGTTAGAGACAAAATTGCCAAAGCAGTGACAGATGCTGTTTCTAAGGATATAACATTTGACCCTGAACTTCGACCTGGGATATCTAACTTGATTGACATTTGCTCGGCTCTGACTGGTAAAAGTTCAGAAGACATTGTGAAATTAACGCAGGACAAAGGAATGGACAAGAAAACATTTAAAGAGTTTGTTACTGAAACTGTGAACGAATCAATTCAGCCAATCAGCAGTGAGATGCAACGAATACTTAGTGACAGAGGTCATTTAAGGTCAATACTGAAGCAAGGTCAGGAGAGAGCCAGTGTCCTTGCAGAAGAGACAATTAAACAAGTGAAAACTTTAGTAGGACTTTCATGA